A genomic region of Dreissena polymorpha isolate Duluth1 chromosome 4, UMN_Dpol_1.0, whole genome shotgun sequence contains the following coding sequences:
- the LOC127876612 gene encoding caspase-3-like: MGWNSRTQKLKERVTTPLCAQTTGLIFTSTITEMFNDENCPTLKDKPKLFLIQACRGEEHDSGADLSVAKEAALDRTCGGNTETCCQPCLDDSDACFAKDSWAGGHENQGQPVNLHDDLPATTGNEPTALPMVHQFTPTKLVREPLGLSPQLKPFPYVDTPSLKCENDQLVFYAIPPGMLAWRNTKEGSWMLYYLNNLIEKCDVRLPINMLKLLLKVNANMSLRSTDAPSDKNLNKKKAISVVEHKLTRDLIFPPFVK; this comes from the exons ATGGGTTGGAACAGCCGAACCCAAAAGCTAAAGGAAAGAGTGACCACGCCCTTGTGTGCTCAGACGACAGGACTGATTTTCACCAGCACAATAACTGAAATGTTCAACGACGAAAATTGCCCAACTCTGAAAGACAAACCAAAATTATTCCTAATCCAAGCTTGTAGAG GTGAAGAACATGACAGCGGTGCTGACCTTTCGGTGGCAAAAGAGGCCGCACTTGATCGAACTTGTGGCGGTAACACAG aGACCTGTTGTCAGCCTTGCCTGGACGACTCTGACGCGTGCTTTGCTAAGGACAGCTGGGCTGGTGGCCATGAAAACCAAGGTCAACCTGTAAACCTCCATGACGACCTCCCGGCTACAACCGGAAATGAGCCAACCGCGTTACCAATGGTTCATCAGTTCACTCCCACTAAGCTCGTTCGTGAGCCTCTTGGGTTGAGTCCCCAGCTAAAACCTTTCCCATACGTTGACACACCGTCTCTGAAGTGCGAAAACGATCAACTTGTTTTCTACGCCATACCCCCGGGTATGTTGGCGTGGCGGAACACAAAGGAAGGCTCCTGGATGCTCTACTATCTTAACAATCTAATTGAGAAGTGTGATGTGAGGCTGCCAATTAATATGCTAAAATTGTTGTTAAAAGTGAACGCCAATATGTCTTTGAGGTCTACTGACGCTCCTTCTGATAAAAATCTCAATAAAAAGAAGGCGATATCAGTTGTAGAGCACAAACTTACTAGGGACCTAATCTTTCCGCCGTTCGTGaaataa
- the LOC127876611 gene encoding forkhead box protein D5-C-like has protein sequence MTTPNIGDHVITPSHELTRASSNPIPESPESKCKPPKDTNGQTSGPEDEQLKTPGLSYIALISMAIQSSSEKRMLLSEIYSWISERFPYYQLKEKSWRNSIRHNLSLNECFVKNGRSENGKGNYWSIHPANIEDFAKGDYRRRRARRRVRKCDEDLQRLCSETPAVEVPVAPCQPKAASPEGYVPMATTLVPANFLSIFGVHQKKPYDYWTSSARYSQYDLPQPYSYIDSQDLAYIAGSKDFDDGPYKRQRIDNTTLPYAHFDEPNLTYSMTSSTDSALYLNNNVNVCEAPVCGLFSQSEQV, from the coding sequence ATGACGACACCTAATATTGGTGATCACGTGATAACGCCATCACATGAGCTGACGAGAGCAAGCAGCAATCCTATCCCAGAATCACCTGAGTCGAAATGCAAGCCTCCAAAAGATACAAACGGTCAGACGTCAGGACCCGAAGACGAGCAATTGAAAACTCCAGGTTTGTCCTATATAGCTCTAATATCAATGGCGATTCAGTCCTCGAGCGAAAAGAGGATGCTTCTGTCTGAGATATACTCGTGGATTTCTGAGAGATTCCCCTACTATCAGTTAAAAGAAAAAAGTTGGCGGAACAGCATTAGACACAACCTGAGTTTGAACGAGTGCTTTGTAAAAAACGGCCGGAGTGAAAACGGGAAGGGAAACTACTGGTCCATACATCCGGCAAATATCGAAGACTTTGCAAAAGGCGATTACAGACGGCGCCGCGCCCGTCGACGTGTGAGGAAATGTGATGAGGACCTCCAGCGTCTGTGCTCTGAAACACCGGCAGTCGAGGTACCTGTTGCCCCGTGTCAACCTAAGGCTGCATCTCCGGAAGGATATGTTCCCATGGCAACGACATTGGTTCCCGCCAATTTCCTGTCCATCTTCGGTGTTCATCAGAAGAAACCGTACGACTACTGGACGTCGTCTGCTCGATATTCGCAGTACGATTTACCACAGCCCTACAGTTACATAGATTCGCAAGATCTGGCATACATCGCCGGTAGCAAAGACTTTGACGATGGACCTTACAAACGCCAACGCATTGACAATACTACGCTACCTTACGCTCATTTTGATGAACCAAATTTGACGTAttcaatgacgtcatcaactgacTCAGCACTTTATTTGAACAACAACGTCAACGTTTGTGAAGCGCCTGTGTGTGGCTTATTTTCTCAATCGGAACAAGTTTGA